In one window of Gossypium arboreum isolate Shixiya-1 chromosome 4, ASM2569848v2, whole genome shotgun sequence DNA:
- the LOC108460781 gene encoding F-box protein At3g54460: MPMDEKVPDHKLCGYLCAVLTLPPLSIASTAPFSGPCHLTTADDNGVCFRCQNGVVLSAIRNAAVSGPDNAENSRKRGRKNIGMVNGSISVVNQIHALVAHKCLKIQARVLSVEESGEEARAVVLVDVYLPVDLWSGWQFPRSASVAGSLFRHISCDWKERNLMLTNGTEIGNHGNLRSIWSVFDCHVLGCKLHCNGVDPLKKRLFELHDIFKSLPSVTNNEMTHSSRVQPADDILNSGIWDLTDDILINVLAALGPKDLTRVAATCQHLRSLAALIMPCMKLKLFPHQQAAVEWMLRRERNADVLRHPLYMEFSTEDGFPFYINSVVGSIVTGTAPTIRDFRGGMFCDEPGLGKTITSLSLILKTQGTMADPPDGVQIIWCTHNGNDKCGYYELRGDKVSCNNITSGKRTTSLNVLRGQSSLGKLCLMEDINYPLPKRPRLMSPGERSAEFDDSCSSGRIISPSAPHYEPLTWAVRSSRNLAHIRKNLLYAYDGLSGSCKGKTIEKNMPIRNGSRHVYRGKPVDLSFGVLDGCMRAGKGNAGRAMCTETWVQCDSCHKWRKLVGSGLTDAKVAWFCSMNTDPARQSCTDPEEAWDKHESITYLPGFFTKGTAGGKEENVSFFMSVLKEHHDVINSKTKKALLWLAKLSPERLSEMETVGLSSPILGSGVVGDALGFHKIFQAFGLIKREEKGIIRWYYPRTLENLAFDLGALRLALCEPLDSVRLYLSRATLVVVPSNLVDHWKTQIQKHVRPGQLQLYVWTDHRKPPVHNLAWDYDIVITTFNRLSAEWGPRKRSALMQVHWFRVILDEGHTLGSSLNLTNKLQMAISLTASSRWLLTGTPTRNTPNSQLSHLQPLLKFLHEEAYGQNQKSWEAGILKPFEAKMEEGRSRLLQLLRRCMISARKIDLQNIPPCIKKVTFVNFTDEHARSYNELVVTVRRNILMADWNDPSHVESLLNPKQWKFRSTTIRNVRLSCCVAGHIKVTEAGEDIQETMDILVENGLDPLSEEYAFIKYNLLYGGNCQRCNEWCRLPIVTPCRHLLCLDCVGLDSKMCTLPGCGHLYEMQTPETLARPENPNPKWPVPKDLIELQPSYKQDDWNPDWQSTSSSKVAYLMERLKALQEVNKEVCCSMDEDDEAKHIDKFLCPSQRSDMGVPLLLNHSRLGNESCKMLPEKVLIFSQFLEHIHVIEQQLTFAGIKFAGMYSPMHSGNKMKSLAMFQYDDSCMALLMDGSAALGLDLSFVTHVFLMEPIWDRSMEEQVISRAHRMGATRPIHVETLAMRGTIEEQMMEFLQDADACRKFLKEESQRSGHEGSRPCRTLHDFAESNYLARLSFVHRNSVS; this comes from the exons ATGCCTATGGACGAAAAGGTACCCGATCACAAGCTCTGCGGTTACCTTTGTGCCGTCCTCACGCTTCCCCCTCTATCCATTGCTTCAACCGCCCCCTTCTCCGGTCCTTGCCACCTCACCACCGCCGACGACAACGGCGTTTGCTTCCGATGCCAAAACGGCGTTGTTCTTTCTGCGATTCGGAACGCCGCTGTTTCGGGTCCGGACAATGCCGAGAATTCCAGGAAGAGAGGGAGGAAGAATATTGGGATGGTGAATGGGAGCATTAGTGTAGTGAACCAGATTCATGCATTGGTGGCTCATAAGTGCCTGAAGATCCAGGCGCGGGTTTTGAGCGTGGAGGAAAGTGGGGAGGAGGCTAGGGCAGTGGTTCTGGTGGATGTTTATTTGCCGGTTGATTTGTGGTCCGGTTGGCAGTTTCCCCGTTCCGCTTCGGTTGCTGGTTCGTTGTTTAGGCATATAAG CTGTGATTGGAAGGAGAGAAATTTGATGCTCACTAATGGTACAGAGATTGGTAATCATGGAAATTTAAGAAGCATCTGGAGTGTTTTTGACTGTCATGTGCTAGGATGTAAGTTGCACTGCAATGGTGTTGACCCTTTGAAGAAAAGGCTATTTGAGCTTCATGACATTTTCAAGAGCTTACCTAGTGTAACAAATAATGAAATGACTCATTCTTCTAGAGTACAACCAGCTGATGACATTCTTAATTCTGGCATTTGGGACTTAACTGATGATATTCTGATCAATGTTTTAGCTGCACTTGGTCCGAAGGATCTTACCAGGGTAGCAGCAACATGTCAGCATCTAAGGTCTTTGGCTGCATTGATAATGCCATGCATGAAACTTAAACTTTTCCCTCATCAGCAGGCGGCTGTTGAATGGATGTTAAGACGTGAGCGGAATGCTGATGTTCTACGACATCCTTTGTACATGGAATTTTCAACAGAAGATGGGTTTCCTTTCTATATTAATAGTGTTGTTGGCAGTATAGTTACTGGCACTGCTCCCACTATTAGAGATTTTCGTGGAGGGATGTTCTGTGATGAACCTGGCTTGGGAAAGACTATAACATCCCTGTCACTAATTCTGAAAACGCAAGGAACAATGGCTGATCCACCAGATGGTGTTCAGATAATTTGGTGCACACACAATGGTAATGATAAATGTGGTTATTATGAGCTTAGAGGTGATAAAGTCAGCTGCAATAATATAACTTCAGGGAAAAGGACTACAAGTCTGAATGTTCTCAGGGGGCAATCATCTTTAGGAAAGCTTTGTCTCATGGAGGACATAAATTACCCTTTACCTAAACGGCCCAGGTTGATGAGTCCAGGTGAGAGAAGTGCTGAATTTGATGATTCTTGTTCTAGTGGAAGAATAATATCGCCATCAGCTCCACACTATGAGCCATTAACCTGGGCAGTTCGATCCTCAAGGAATTTGGCTCACATCAGGAAAAATCTTCTGTATGCATATGATGGGCTGTCTGGTTCTTGTAAGGGAAAAACCATTGAGAAGAACATGCCTATAAGGAATGGATCAAGACATGTTTATAGGGGAAAACCAGTTGATTTATCCTTTGGGGTCTTAGATGGCTGCATGAGAGCTGGGAAGGGCAATGCTGGTCGTGCAATGTGTACTGAAACTTGGGTTCAGTGCGATTCCTGTCACAAATGGAGGAAACTTGTAGGCTCAGGTTTAACTGATGCTAAGGTAGCATGGTTTTGTAGCATGAACACTGACCCTGCACGTCAGAGCTGTACTGATCCAGAAGAAGCATGGGATAAGCATGAGTCTATAACATACTTACCCGGATTTTTCACCAAAGGAACAGCTGGAGGAAAGGAGGAAAATGTATCTTTTTTCATGAGTGTTCTCAAGGAGCACCATGACGTGATAAATTCTAAAACAAAGAAAGCCTTACTTTGGTTAGCTAAACTTTCTCCAGAAAGGCTCTCTGAAATGGAGACAGTTGGTTTGTCAAGTCCAATATTAGGcagtggtgttgttggagatgcCCTTGGTTTCCATAAGATATTCCAAGCATTCGGTCTTATAAAGAGGGAAGAAAAGGGAATTATCAGGTGGTATTATCCAAGGACTCTTGAGAACTTGGCATTTGATTTGGGTGCTCTCAGACTTGCTCTCTGTGAGCCATTAGATTCTGTGAGGTTATATTTGTCCAGAGCAACATTAGTTGTTGTTCCATCAAATCTAGTTGATCATTGGAAAACACAAATCCAGAAACATGTAAGGCCGGGTCAGTTGCAGCTTTATGTCTGGACTGATCATAGAAAGCCTCCTGTTCACAATCTGGCTTGGGACTATGACATCGTTATCACTACATTTAACCGTTTAAGTGCTGAGTGGGGTCCCCGTAAGAGAAGTGCACTGATGCAAGTGCATTGGTTTAGGGTCATCTTAGATGAAGGGCACACCCTTGGCTCAAGTCTTAATTTAACCAACAAATTGCAAATGGCTATTTCATTGACCGCTTCTAGTCGTTGGTTATTGACAGGAACACCCACTCGTAACACACCCAATAGTCAACTGTCTCATCTTCAACCATTACTCAAGTTCCTTCATGAAGAAGCTTATGGTCAGAACCAAAAGTCATGGGAAGCTGGCATTCTTAAACCATTTGAAGCCAAGATGGAAGAGGGTCGGTCACGTTTACTGCAGTTGCTCCGTAGATGCATGATTAGTGCAAGAAAGATCGATTTGCAAAATATTCCTCCTTGCATTAAGAAGGTGACATTTGTCAATTTCACTGATGAGCATGCAAGAAGTTATAATGAATTGGTAGTTACAGTGCGGCGTAATATTCTAATGGCTGACTGGAATGATCCTTCTCATGTTGAAAGTTTATTAAATCCAAAGCAGTGGAAGTTTCGGAGTACAACAATTAGAAATGTCAGGTTGTCTTGTTGTGTGGCTGGGCATATAAAAGTGACAGAAGCTGGTGAAGATATTCAAGAAACAATGGACATTTTAGTTGAAAATGGCCTGGATCCTCTTTCAGAAGAATATGCTTTTATTAAATATAACCTCCTTTATGGTGGTAATTGTCAGAG ATGCAATGAATGGTGCCGTCTACCAATTGTTACCCCATGTAGGCATCTTTTGTGCCTTGATTGTGTTGGTTTGGACAGTAAAATGTGTACTTTACCTGGCTGTGGTCACTTATATGAGATGCAGACTCCTGAAACATTAGCGCGCCCAGAAAATCCAAATCCCAAGTGGCCTGTCCCAAAAGATCTTATCGAATTACAACCTTCATATAAACAG GATGACTGGAATCCTGATTGGCAATCAACCTCTAGCAGTAAAGTTGCTTATCTTATGGAGAGGCTGAAGGCATTGCAGGAGGTTAATAAAGAGGTCTGTTGCTCTATGGATGAAGATGATGAAGCCAAGCACATAGATAAGTTTCTTTGTCCTTCACAGAGGAGTGATATGGGCGTGCCTTTGCTGCTGAATCACTCTAGACTGGGCAATGAGTCATGCAAGATGCTTCCAGAGAAAGTTCTAATATTTTCCCAATTTCTTGAGCATATACATGTTATTGAGCAGCAG CTTACTTTTGCTGGTATCAAGTTTGCTGGAATGTATAGTCCAATGCATTCTGGCAACAAG ATGAAGTCACTGGCCATGTTCCAGTATGATGATAGCTGCATGGCTCTCTTGATGGATGGGAGTGCTGCATTGGGTCTTGATTTAAGTTTTGTTACTCATGTATTTTTAATGGAGCCTATTTGGGACAGAAG CATGGAGGAACAAGTCATTAGTCGTGCCCATCGGATGGGTGCTACTCGTCCAATTCATGTGGAAACTTTAGCCATGCGTGGTACAATTGAAGAACAAATGATGGAATTCTTACAG GATGCTGATGCATGTAGGAAATTTTTGAAAGAAGAGTCCCAGAGATCAGGCCATGAGGGTTCACGACCTTGTCGAACACTCCATGATTTTGCTGAGAGTAATTATTTGGCTCGACTTAGCTTTGTGCATAGAAATTCAGTATCCTAA